CGCATTGGTCCAGGATTTTCGCAACAGACGAAACCAGGCGATTTTGCCATTGCCATGTTAGTTCTGGTTGCTGCAGTCATGAAGGCAGACGGAAAAGTAGTCAAGGCTGAATTAGAGTATGTAAAGCAGTTCCTCATAAAAAGTTTTGGCCGCGATAATGCCCAGGAGATGCTTGTCTTATTGAAGAATTTGCTGGAACAAGACTACTTCATCTACGAAATAGCAAATCAGATTAATAGTCATATGAATACTGCTGAAAAACTTCAGCTCATGCATGTTCTATTTGGAATTAGCCAGGCAGATGGTCAGGTCCATGCCAGTGAAGTTGAAATCATTCAGGAAATAGGCCAACATTTAAAGCTGAATGCCCGGGATGTTGATGCCATCATGGCTATCTTTGTAAAGGACAATCATTCGTATTATAAAATATTGGAAATTGATCCTTCCGCTACTGATCAGGAGATAAAAAAAGCCTATCGCTCCATGGCAGCACGGTTTCACCCGGACAAGGTTCAACATCTTGGACCAGAATTCCAGAAAATGGCTGAAGACAAATTCAAGGCTATCAATGAAGCCTACCAGCAAATCAAGACTGAACGCAGGACTTAGAGGTAAGCTATGAGTAGCCAAGGGGAAAAGGCCGGACAATATCCCTTTACAAAGGGAATTTATGAAGAGATGTATCGCTCCAGAAAATGGACGATGCGGCAATATGCAGGATTTTCCAGCGCTAAAGACTCAAATACCAGGTACCGTTATCTGCTAGATCAGGGAACGACTGGTCTTTCAGTCGCTTTCGATTTGCCAACCCAGATTGGATATGATTCTGATGACCCCATCGCCGAGGGAGAAATTGGGAAGGTTGGGGTACCCATTGACACCCTGGCTGATATGGAAGTTCTTTTCGAAAGCATACCTCTGGACAAGGTATCCACATCCATGACCATCAATTCAACTGCTATCATTTTATTGGCCATGTACCAGGTCGTGGCTGAAAAGCAAGGCGTGAACAGCCAACAACTGCGGGGTACCATTCAAAATGATGTCCTGAAGGAATATATTGCTCGTGGGACCTACATTTTCCCACCCCAGGCATCTCTGCGGCTTATTACCGATGTTTTTTCATATTGCAATGAACATATCCCCAACTGGAACACGATCTCTATCTCAGGCTACCACATCCGTGAAGCTGGTTCCACAGCAGCCCAAGAACTGGCATTTACCTTTTCCAATGGGATTGCTTATGTGGAGGCTGCCATTGCAGCAGGCTTGGATGTCAATGAGTTTGGGGCCAGACTATCATTTTTCTGGAACGCGCATAATGATCTGATGGAAGAAGTAGCCAAGTTCCGTGCATCTCGTCGTATCTGGGCAAAAATTATGAAGGAGCGTTTTGGAGCCACCAATCCGAAAGCCATGATGTGCCGTTTTCATACCCAAACGGGGGGGTCAACACTTACAGCTCAACAGATTGATAATAATGTGGTCCGTGTCACCCTTCAGGCCTTGGCAGCGGTGTTGGGCGGTACTCAGTCATTGCATACAAATTCACGGGACGAAGCCCTGGCCCTGCCAACTGAGGAGTCAGCAAGATTGGCTCTGAGAACACAACAAATTGTTGGATTTGAGAGTGGCATTACCAACTATGTTGATCCACTGGCCGGCTCAGAAGTTATTGAAACCTTAACCAATGGTCTGGAAGAGGATGTCTTCGAATATATTAAGAAGGTTGATGAATTAGGTGGTGCCGTGAAAGCCATCGAATTGGGATATTTTCAGAATGAAATTGGCAACAGCGCCTATCAATATCAGCAGGATATTGAGCAGGGAGAACGTGTTGTGGTTGGGCAAAACAAATTCGTCGATGAGGAGGATATTCAACCTGACATCTTGAAACTAGCAGCCAAAGCTGCCCAGGAACAATTAAAGGATTTACGTTCAGTCAAAGCTGCTCGTGATAACGATGCTCTCAAGAAATCTCTCTCTGAGCTGAAAACTGCTGCTCAGCACAAGGATACAAACCTGTATCCATTTATTTTGTCAGCTGTGCGCGAGTATGCGTCTGTTGGCGAAATTTCCAATACCCTCAGGTCTGTCTTTGGTGAATATCAGGGGTAAGGACCAACCGTCCAAAACCAGATCACAATATATGACTTCCCACCCTGATCTTGATAAAACCATTTTTCTTGATACGGTTGATTCCACCAATCTTGAGTTAAAAAGGCGACGTCAGGAATTTCAGGGTTCCAACGTTTTAATGGTGAGTGATGCACAGTCACAAGGTAAGGGCCAGAAGGGGCGGAGATGGGAATCAGCTGCTGGTTTGGGTCTGTGGATGTCACTTTATCTTGGCCGCCAGACTTCACTTTCCCACAACATCCAGTTGCTATCCATTTTCACAGGTACCATTGTGCATGACATCATCTCACCCCTCATTCCTGATATCGTTTACCTGAAATGGCCCAATGACATCATAATCAATTCAAAGAAGTGTGGAGGTATCCTTACGGAGCTTCAATGGCAAGGAGACGCTATTGTGTCTGCCATCATCGGGATGGGAATAAACCTGAGCCATGGCAAAGATGATTTTACCCCTTCTATCCAGAGGCAGGCTACCTCCCTCAAACTAGAGGGAGTGGAAAACCTGGATAGATCTAACTTAATCGATACTTTTGTGAATTCATTTTTTGGAAATTTGTCTGCTCTGGATGATGGAGACCAATTGGCTAGCGAGTGGAATAAAAATGCATACCGAATGAACCAATCCGTCCTGTTGGAATCTCCTCAGGGGAAATTTGAAGGGCATTTCTCAGGAATTAACAGCAGGGGTGATGCACTGATCGTTATTGAGGGAAAACTGAAAGCCTTCCAAACCGGTGAAATACGACTTACTGAATCGCTTTAGGATAAATTGAGTGCTGTTGCGACCTGTTTAACCAGACGAACATCCTGCATGACGTAAAAATGAAGACATTCCACACCATTATTTAGCAAATCTTCGCATTGTTCAACTGCGTGCTTGATGCCAATTTCAGCTCTTTCATGAGAGGTCTCCGCCAACTCAAGACTTGTTACCAAATCATCAGGAATAGTTACGGAAAACGCGTGAGGCAGTGAGCGAAGTTGGGTCTGACGTGTTATCAGCTTTATGCCTGGTATAATAGGAACTGTGATGCCCTCTGCTCTGCACTGAGCAACAAAATCATAGTAATCTTGATTGTTGAAAAACATCTGAGTGACAATGTACTGAGCACCAGCATCAACCTTCCTTTTTAAGTATCGTATATCTGCATTTTTGCTGGGGGCATCTGGGTGTTTCTCCGGGTAAGCCCCTACACCAATGCAGAAATCTGATTCATCAGCATCGAGGATATCTTCCAGATATTTGCCACGATTCATATTACTAATCTGTTTTACCAGATCCAGTGCATGCTCATTTGCCTCTCGTCCAATGGGATGGGCTTTTTGATATAGCAATTGATCACCACGAATAGCCAACACATTATCAATCCCCAGATAATTCAATTCTATCAAGGCATCTTCTGTTTCTTGTTTGGTAAATCCCTGGCAGAGGAGATGAGGAACCGCTTCCAGTTGATAACGATATTTAATGGCGGCACACAAACCAATGGTTCCAGGTCGTTTTCGCTTGATGTGCCGTGTAAAGGTGCCATTATCCTGCTCAATAAAATATGAATCTGCTGCATGGCTGGTCACATCAATAAAGGGGGGGTTGAATTCGATCAGTTCATCAATGATCTCATAGATTTCACGTGCACTTCTACCTCTGGCAGGGGGAATAATTTCGAAACTTAAAAAGGGGTCTTTTCTCTCCTGGAGGATATCATTAATTTTCATTCTATATAATAGATATTTTTTTACTAGATAGTATGGATTTGTTCGTGTGGTGCAGGAAGGATATCTATTTTAGGTATCTTTCCAATAATGCTTTCAACTGATCAATGGTGTAGGGCTTGGACATATAATCCGAGAAACCTGCCTCATCAAAGGATTCCAACTTGTCCTTGGTAAACGCAGTAACAGCCACCATGGGCACTTGGCCAAAGCGACCCTCATTTTTTAATTTTGCTCCCAGCTCCAGTCCATTAATACCTGGTCCCAGAGCAATATCCAGAAGAAAAATATCTGCGGATTTATCTTTCATCAACTCAAGAGCTTCTTCCCCAGTTTCAGCAGCAATGGACCCATACTCAAGCTTTCTAAGAAGTAATAAAAGATACTGTCTCGAAGCGAAATCATCTTCAACAACCAATACTGTCATTTGTTCACCCATTCGTCAATGTTCATTTCTTTGTCAATTGGAGAGGCATCTCGAAATAAAAAATATTCCCCGTCGGTTGATTAGGACGGACACCAACCTCAGCCCCGTGTACTTCTGCAATGCGTTTGACAATGGCAAGTCCGAGTCCTGATCCACGCATCTTCCCATTGGCCAACTGTATACTTCTTATAAATACTGAATCCCGATCATCATCTGCAATCGTTTTCCCTACATCCCTAACGCAAAATTCGATGCGTTCTGAATCCTTTTTAAGACTCACTTCAACCGGTTCTCCAGAAGGTGCATACTTCAAAACGTTGCTCAGGTAGTTCCTAAATACTTCAGAGATAATGGGGTTGGCGATGTGCATAATATTAGTCTCAACACTGAGTAGAAGTGGACTCCCCTCACCTTTAAAACTCGGTTTATACTCATCAATAACTTCATTTACTAAGTCGCTGATATTTATATCCACCATATTGATACTCTCACCAAGAGAAATGCGGGCTAATGCAGTTGTATTGTCAAGGACCTTTAGCAACACATCAGAACTATCCTTAATGAGTTGGAGTTCATCACTGACCTCTTCGCCCATGGTCAAAATGTCAGCAATACCAGAGATAACTCCTGCAGGGTTTTTGAGATCATGGGAAATTACATCGAGAAGCAGCGCTTTGATGTTATTTGAATCACTTAATTGTTTCGATAATTCTCGATGCATTGCTTCGGATTCACGGAGTTTTTCATCCTCAATATTAATTTTGATGCTTAACGCTATTTGGTCCGAGACAAAGTTTAGCATCTCGATATCCCCATTATCGTAGACCACATCTTTGGTATAGCTTTGAACGGCCATAATCCCAATAGGCCTGTCTTCTACAATAAGTGGACAGCCGAGCCACTGTTCAGAGGGTGTCCCCAGTAAATCAATTTTCCCCTCTTTGTTCATCGTATAGAACTCTTCTTTGGTGAGTAAAATAGGGAAACCACTTTTTATCACGTAGGCAGTGATTCCACGTTCTGCTTTTACGGGATCAGGTGGGGGTGAATCAAATTCATCATTGTAATAGGGATAGGAAAATTCATCCCGCTCTTCATTGTAGAGAGCTACATAAAAATTACGTGTGTCCAGGATTCTGCTCAGGCTGTTTTGAATGGCCTGAAACAATAGTGGCAGGTCTTTGATCTTATTGGCAAGCTGGCCAATATCATACATGACCTCCTTAGCCCGCATGGTTTTATTTTGCTCAGTTACATCTTTCAGGAGTATAATTCCTCCCTGAATCTGATCATCACTTGAAACCAAGATTTCAAAATTAGCAGCAACTTCAATATTCTTGCCTTGAATTTCTAAAGAGCCAAGGTATGAGGAATGCTCTCCTGCAAACGTCTCTTCAATGGCATGAAGAATCGGTTTCATTTCTTCAAGATCGTACACGGATCTATGCCTGGAAGGTGGAAATTCAAGACCAAAAAGGGAGGCAGCCTCAAGATTCCAGTCTGTGAGCACTGCTTCAGGGCTATAGCGTAACAGGCATGCCGGAGATTTATCAAAAATTGTTCTAAATTTTGCCTCAGAATTTTCGATCTCAGTATAGGCTTTGGCCAGCTCCGCATTTGACTTTAACCTGATCAGTGTAAGACCGGCTATAAGTGTTGCTAGAAAAAAAGCAACAACCATGGATAGAGCCCACATGAAGGTTGTGGTACCATCCAGAGAGGAACCTGGAACTATCTGTAATTCCCAGGACTGACCCAGCATTGTGAAATTATGTCTTCCAATGGTGCTTGGGTTCTCGAAATTATTAGGTTCACCCCTCAGATAAACTCGCTTACCTGATAAAATCACTTCATAGTTAAAATCTTTTATCGAGTTGTTAAAACATTGAGAGACCAACTCTTCAATTCTAAATACACCATTCACAAAACCGGTGATCTGGTCATCCACTACAATGGGTAGGTAGGTGGCAAAGCCCTTGCCGCCCTGAACCAGTTTGATTAGTGGAGAAGCAGTATCGATTTGGTATTGGAGAGATCTATTAAATACCTCGGCTGCATCCTTAGCTGCTTCTCGCACCAAATCAACACCAACTACTGGTAAGTTGGGAGCCAAGGGTGTAACCCATTGGATAATTCCATTTTCATCTATCCAGTTGACTGCCTGAAAACCGGGAAGTTCATGTTGTATACGGAGTGCAGTAGTTCTGAATTCCGCCTCGCTTATGAAAGGTCTCTGCTCCATCCGTTTTCGGAAAATATCCAGACGGGTAATTCGAGTATTTAGAAAATCATTAAGTCTCATCCCCACCTGCTCGGCGGTAACTTGAGTTTTTATTGCAAGTTTTTCAGACTCTTGATCTGAAACATAGTTTATACCCAGTTGTCCCACTACAAGAACACCTACAAATATGAGGACTGGAATGTATATATGCTGTGAAAGCTTCATTTAATGTTTCCGCTCAAGAGCCCTTATTGGCAACTTGAGCAAGACATTAAACTATTATTGCTAGTGTCGAAAGAAAAATCGGTTTCCCCTATGAAGATTTAGGGTTTTCCTTATCCACATCCTCATAAAAAACGCTTAATAACAAAATTTATATGATTTTGTGCCGCTTGCCAAATAAGTCAATACCCCCCTTGGACTCACCTGTTTGGCATTCAGGTATGCTTGCAAAACATATAGTTTAGAAATGGAGGAGCTTATTGACCTTGATCAAGAATATGTTATCGGCTTCCAGATTCAGTAGAGATTCCAGATCCTCACCAGGGTTAAATCTCCAGGCTGGATCATATGCAGAGGCTCCTCTGGACCAGACCAGATACATCACCGAACCAGTGGAGTATTCCCATCGAAG
This is a stretch of genomic DNA from Candidatus Neomarinimicrobiota bacterium. It encodes these proteins:
- a CDS encoding molecular chaperone DjiA, which gives rise to MLGRMFGAGLGWAFAGPIGGLIGWWLGGQVESNPNMGQRIGPGFSQQTKPGDFAIAMLVLVAAVMKADGKVVKAELEYVKQFLIKSFGRDNAQEMLVLLKNLLEQDYFIYEIANQINSHMNTAEKLQLMHVLFGISQADGQVHASEVEIIQEIGQHLKLNARDVDAIMAIFVKDNHSYYKILEIDPSATDQEIKKAYRSMAARFHPDKVQHLGPEFQKMAEDKFKAINEAYQQIKTERRT
- a CDS encoding methylmalonyl-CoA mutase gives rise to the protein MSSQGEKAGQYPFTKGIYEEMYRSRKWTMRQYAGFSSAKDSNTRYRYLLDQGTTGLSVAFDLPTQIGYDSDDPIAEGEIGKVGVPIDTLADMEVLFESIPLDKVSTSMTINSTAIILLAMYQVVAEKQGVNSQQLRGTIQNDVLKEYIARGTYIFPPQASLRLITDVFSYCNEHIPNWNTISISGYHIREAGSTAAQELAFTFSNGIAYVEAAIAAGLDVNEFGARLSFFWNAHNDLMEEVAKFRASRRIWAKIMKERFGATNPKAMMCRFHTQTGGSTLTAQQIDNNVVRVTLQALAAVLGGTQSLHTNSRDEALALPTEESARLALRTQQIVGFESGITNYVDPLAGSEVIETLTNGLEEDVFEYIKKVDELGGAVKAIELGYFQNEIGNSAYQYQQDIEQGERVVVGQNKFVDEEDIQPDILKLAAKAAQEQLKDLRSVKAARDNDALKKSLSELKTAAQHKDTNLYPFILSAVREYASVGEISNTLRSVFGEYQG
- a CDS encoding biotin--[acetyl-CoA-carboxylase] ligase produces the protein MTSHPDLDKTIFLDTVDSTNLELKRRRQEFQGSNVLMVSDAQSQGKGQKGRRWESAAGLGLWMSLYLGRQTSLSHNIQLLSIFTGTIVHDIISPLIPDIVYLKWPNDIIINSKKCGGILTELQWQGDAIVSAIIGMGINLSHGKDDFTPSIQRQATSLKLEGVENLDRSNLIDTFVNSFFGNLSALDDGDQLASEWNKNAYRMNQSVLLESPQGKFEGHFSGINSRGDALIVIEGKLKAFQTGEIRLTESL
- the metF gene encoding methylenetetrahydrofolate reductase [NAD(P)H]: MKINDILQERKDPFLSFEIIPPARGRSAREIYEIIDELIEFNPPFIDVTSHAADSYFIEQDNGTFTRHIKRKRPGTIGLCAAIKYRYQLEAVPHLLCQGFTKQETEDALIELNYLGIDNVLAIRGDQLLYQKAHPIGREANEHALDLVKQISNMNRGKYLEDILDADESDFCIGVGAYPEKHPDAPSKNADIRYLKRKVDAGAQYIVTQMFFNNQDYYDFVAQCRAEGITVPIIPGIKLITRQTQLRSLPHAFSVTIPDDLVTSLELAETSHERAEIGIKHAVEQCEDLLNNGVECLHFYVMQDVRLVKQVATALNLS
- a CDS encoding response regulator; the encoded protein is MGEQMTVLVVEDDFASRQYLLLLLRKLEYGSIAAETGEEALELMKDKSADIFLLDIALGPGINGLELGAKLKNEGRFGQVPMVAVTAFTKDKLESFDEAGFSDYMSKPYTIDQLKALLERYLK
- a CDS encoding GAF domain-containing protein translates to MKLSQHIYIPVLIFVGVLVVGQLGINYVSDQESEKLAIKTQVTAEQVGMRLNDFLNTRITRLDIFRKRMEQRPFISEAEFRTTALRIQHELPGFQAVNWIDENGIIQWVTPLAPNLPVVGVDLVREAAKDAAEVFNRSLQYQIDTASPLIKLVQGGKGFATYLPIVVDDQITGFVNGVFRIEELVSQCFNNSIKDFNYEVILSGKRVYLRGEPNNFENPSTIGRHNFTMLGQSWELQIVPGSSLDGTTTFMWALSMVVAFFLATLIAGLTLIRLKSNAELAKAYTEIENSEAKFRTIFDKSPACLLRYSPEAVLTDWNLEAASLFGLEFPPSRHRSVYDLEEMKPILHAIEETFAGEHSSYLGSLEIQGKNIEVAANFEILVSSDDQIQGGIILLKDVTEQNKTMRAKEVMYDIGQLANKIKDLPLLFQAIQNSLSRILDTRNFYVALYNEERDEFSYPYYNDEFDSPPPDPVKAERGITAYVIKSGFPILLTKEEFYTMNKEGKIDLLGTPSEQWLGCPLIVEDRPIGIMAVQSYTKDVVYDNGDIEMLNFVSDQIALSIKINIEDEKLRESEAMHRELSKQLSDSNNIKALLLDVISHDLKNPAGVISGIADILTMGEEVSDELQLIKDSSDVLLKVLDNTTALARISLGESINMVDINISDLVNEVIDEYKPSFKGEGSPLLLSVETNIMHIANPIISEVFRNYLSNVLKYAPSGEPVEVSLKKDSERIEFCVRDVGKTIADDDRDSVFIRSIQLANGKMRGSGLGLAIVKRIAEVHGAEVGVRPNQPTGNIFYFEMPLQLTKK